The DNA region CCAGATCTCTCGCCTTGATTATTGCATCTGTCAGCCTCTTCTCCTCTATCGGATTTCCTATCTGCACAGCCTGTGAAGAGAGAGACTCCGACTCTTCATGCAGCTCCAGGGACGCAAAAGTGACTCCGTGTATCCCATCTCTCCCAGTCCTTCCCCCCACCAGCACTATCGCATTCCCTGCTTCTATCTTTTTACTGCTTTTGCCTTTGGGAAGCAACCCTACGTTCCCGCAGTAAACCACTGGGTTGCCAAGATAAGCGGGATCGAAAAGAACTGCACCATTGGAAGTAGGAATACCCATTCTATTACCATAATCCCTCACGCCCGCGACGACTCCCTTCATCACCCTTTTGGGATGCAGGACCCCTTTTGGAACCTCCCGTGCAGGATAGTCCGGAGGAGCGAAGCAGAAGACGTCGGTGTTTATTATCGGTTTGGCCCCAAGACCAGTACCGAGCGGATCCCTTATCACACCTCCTATCCCTGTGCCTGCGCCACCATAGGGTTCAAGCGCCGAAGGGTGGTTATGCGTCTCGACCTTGAAACAGATGTCGTGCTCCTCATCGAATTCTATCACTCCGCTGTTGTCTTTGAAGACAGAGAGGCACCAGTCTTTTCCCAACTGCTCTGTCGCCTTCATTATGGTCGATTCAAGAAGTCCTTCTATCCTTTCGCCTTCGTACTCTATTATTCCTCTGAAAGTCTTGTGAACACAGTGTTCTGACCATGTCTGTGCAATCGTCTCCAGCTCAACATCAGTGGGTTCCCTCCCCAGTTCGAGGAAATGCTGCTGAACAGCCTTCATCTCGTCAAGGTTGAGCGAAAGCTGACCGTCTTCGCTTATCTCCAGAAGCTTATCATCGCTTGCATCCACCAAAGGGATAGAAGTGAGCTCAAACTTATAGGGAACCACAGGCAGAATCTTCTCCTCTCTTACTATGTGCTGGATTAGGGGATTGTAGAACAGTCTGGACGCAGCAATGAGGATATCGTCATCACTCATTACGCCCCAGATTGCATATTTGACTCCTGTCCTGATCGAGGCCACGTCCTTTATTCCAAGATCCCGAATCGCCTTGGATGTGCTTAAAGCAACAGTATCCATGACCCCCGGATTGAAGCCTATTTCTATCACCCTGAGCCGGTCATCGTTTTTATAGACGGACTCCCCGCAAGAAGTCATTTCGGCTACCGGGTCAGCTAGAAGCTCAGAGGAGATTCTCTGAACCTCATTCTCAGTGAGTTCACCCTGGATACTGTAAGTATGGCCCACCCTCACCTTTTGTACCGACACATATCCAAGATCATGCAGATCCTTCTTTGCAGACTCGCCGGCAGCATCGGCGAAATCTTCCTTGACCCAGGTCTCTATCTTCCACTCCATCAGCACAATCCTTTCCAATCAGCTCTTCATATTGAATTCAGAAACCAATGCGTGCACCGGCAGCAACGAACCCGTTCCCTCCGGTCAGACCTCCTTCAAGGTTCAGGTGGATGATGACCAGGCAAAGCTCCACGCCGGCATATAGCCTTCTTGACGAAGGCTTCAGATCCATGCCCCCCGAGTCATCCTCCATTAGCGGATTCACATAATCTACCTCCCAGCTTGCATTGAATTCATGCCAGTCCCAGCCAATGCCTGCATAAGGTGTGATCAGCAGTAGATTCTTTGAAATATCTACATGCAAGCTCAGTGTAGAGAGTTTCAGTTTTGCCCAGGCCTCTGCCGTTGAATCGCTGAAAACGTACATCATCTGGCTGGTTCTGGTATAGGCAAAAGTAAGGGAGACAGCGGGAGCAATCAGGGAATTCCGTAACAGACCCATCCTGATACCGCCACCAAATATGGCTGGCGCCATCTCCGCATATTTTCTGTACTCCCCAACAGTGGGGAACTGACCGAATCTCCCAATCAGGTCAACAGATCCGATCCCTCCCACCAAAGGGTTGGGACTGAACCCCTTTAGAATACCGATCCCCCCGAACAAAAACATGGTCGGAACCACAGCCACCAGGGTCTCACTCGTGTCTGTCGGATTCACAGCCTCTATCCCCACCACGTTCAAGCCCGCCCCCATCTGGAAGTGGGGAAGACCGCCGTGAGTGTTGGCGGACCAGAGCACGCCCCCTGAAATCGCCTGCCCCACCGTCTCCACAAGCGTGTTAAGGAAAATCTTCACCTCAGTCGAATCGAGCCCCTGGCCACTGGAAGAGCAAGGCGTGAAAAGAAGGCACACCAGCGCAATCCCACAAACTAGCCTCATACGTCTCCTCCTATATCAGGTGGTCCTGTACCCACCCCCTATGTAACCCCAACTTCCACATCGCGTCAAGTGCATCTTCATACTCTTTTGTGGTTATTCTCCTGCCCAGCTCAGGATAGGAGTCTGCATTGTAGCACGGAAAATACTGATCCATCAAGCTTATGTAGGTGTTTTTCGAAAGATGTTCGGCTATAAAGGCCAGGACTTCGTAGGAATTGCTCAATCCATTGGGGAGAACAAGATGCCTTATGAGAAGCCCACCGACTGCCACGCCGTCTTCGATCACAAGGTCACCAACCTGGCTGCGCATCTCCTTCAGTGCGGCCCTGTTCACCTCCACATAATCAGGCGCATCAGAGTACTTCGAGGCTTCTTCGTTTCTCCCATATCTTGAGTCTGGCATGTAGATATCAAAGACTCCATCAAGGAGCTTCAGAGCCTCCACAGAATCGTATCCACCAGAGTTGTACACCAGAGGGAGCATCAAGCCCTTTTCAACTGCGGCGGAAAGCCCCTCAAGTATCTGTGGGACCATGTGAGTGGGCGTCACAAAGTTTATGTTATGACATCCTTTCTCCTCCAGCGAAATCATCATGTCTGCCAACTCATCGGAGCTCACCGTTCTACCGTTATGCAACTGACTTATGGGATAGTTCTGGCAGTAGACGCAACTCAGATCGCAGTTCGTGAAAAAAATTGTTCCCGAACCAGAATGACCAGAGATGGGAGGCTCCTCGCCGAAGTGGGGGTTGTAACTGGACACAATGGCATCCTTGCCGGAGTCGCAGTAGCCCAACTCGCCCTTCAGCCTGTTCACACCACACTTCCTGGGACAAAGCCTGCATCCATCGAGAAGAGAAAATGCTTCTTCAACTCTATCTGTTAACTCCTTTCCCACCAGATTGAGATACTTGGGATACTTCATGCTACATTCTTCCCAGTACAGCCTCCGCAGTGTTGGCCGCGTGGAAGTTAATCCGCTCCAGATCCCGTATCAGGTCAAGATGGACTGAGCTCGTATCCAGACTCTCTTTCTTGTCCTTACGCAGTCTATCTATGTGGGCATCATGAAGTCTTGACTGCCTCCGTTCACCTTCGACCCTCCTGTCCAGAGTTTTCCTCGCCAGGTCTCCGTCCCAGGATGAAAAAGAGGTAACAGCCATTCTTAGGCTCTTGGAAACAAACTCATGAAACTCGTTTATCTCTGAGAATCCTTCCTTGGAGAAATAGAATCCAAGTTCTATCTTCTTCTTCGCATAGATCATGAGACTCTTGCTGACAACATCGCCAACACTCTCCAGTTCATCGACTATGTGGAGAAGGGCAACTCCCCTTAGCGACTGATCCTTGGTCAGCTCCTCCTGGGATATCCTTGTCAGATAGGTAGTAATACTTCCGGCCAGCTCATCAACCCTATCATCCTCGGCAACAATCTCTTTTCTCAGGGTGTCGTCATTCCTTCTCAGCACATCTTTCACCTTGGCAAACATGGCCATAACAATGTCGGCCATGCGCATCGCCTCTCTCTGAGCCTGACCTATTGCAAGTGAAGGCGTATCAAGAACCGTGTCGTCAAGGTATCTGGGTTTTCTCCTCAATGTTTCGGGACCTTCTTTGACCAAGGCCTTTATGACCCTCTCATACGGGGAGACTATGGGAAAAAACAGAACTACTGCTGCGAGATTGAGGATGGTGTGAGCGTTCGCAATCTGCCGGGCAGTAGAACCGCCGATAATCGACAAAAGGCCTGTGAAGTATCTGATGAAGACAAAGAAGATGATCACAACCACAAGCTTGAATACTGTGTGGGCCAGAGCCACTCTCCTCCCTTCTGTCGTGGATCTCACTGCTCCCAGCAGGGCGGTTACGGCGCTGCCCAGGTTGGCCCCCAGTACCACTGCAACCGCGCCATTTAAGTCTATTATACCCTCATAGCCAAGCATGATAGCCACACCTATCGGGCCCGCGCTTGAACGGGCAACCGCAGCAAAGAGGGCGGCAAGGATAGCGGTGAGAAGAGGCTTTGTCCCCAAGAATGCGATCGCAACCTTAAACTGCGGACTCGCCTGGAGCGGAGCTACCGCGTCAGCCATGAGTCTCAGGCCAAGGAAGACCATACCCACCCCAAACAGAGTCCTTCCTAAGTAGACATAGGGCTGCCTCAACGACATGAGCAGGAACCCGAGTGCCACCAAAAGGGGCGCAAAACTGGTCACTCTGAAGGCGATTACCTGTATGGTCAGTGTGGTCCCAACTTCCGCCCCAAGGATGAGGCCAAGAGACTGAGAGAGGTTGACAAGCCCGGCATTTGCAAAGCTCATGAGCATGGCCACTGTCGCAGAGGAGGATTGGACCAGAATGGTGAGAAGGGCACCCACCAAAATTCCCATAGCCTTCCGCTCGCTGAGGGAAAATATCATATGGCGAAGCCTGCCTCCGGCAGCCCTGTTCAAAGCCCTCCCCACAAAGTTCAGCCCGAACAGAAATAGCGAGAGACCCCCGACCAGGCCGAACACGCTGAAGGCCGGCCAGCCCTTCCGCATTCCTCTTATAGTGAAGTTGATATGAGATTCCTGGCCGGCAATTCTTGCCGTCAGATGATAATAACCCGGTTCTGCCCCCAGCCTCACATGTGTTTTTGCGTAGCCGTACCCATCTGTCAGAACTGTATCCTGTGCTACCCTTGCGCGTACCCCTTTGTGGATGTTCCCTTCCGGCTCCCCCACAACAGAAAAGACGATGGGAACGGACCGAGCTGGCAGACCATCAGGCCCTCTAACAGAAACGATAATGGGCTGGGCTGCCTGGTGTTTCACCGTTGCAAGTTGATCATCGCCTGAAATATCTCTTCCGAAGGTATCGTGCGCTTTGGATATGCTCAGTTTCAGGGGGATCCCCTCTTGGGCGTAG from candidate division TA06 bacterium includes:
- a CDS encoding radical SAM protein; amino-acid sequence: MKYPKYLNLVGKELTDRVEEAFSLLDGCRLCPRKCGVNRLKGELGYCDSGKDAIVSSYNPHFGEEPPISGHSGSGTIFFTNCDLSCVYCQNYPISQLHNGRTVSSDELADMMISLEEKGCHNINFVTPTHMVPQILEGLSAAVEKGLMLPLVYNSGGYDSVEALKLLDGVFDIYMPDSRYGRNEEASKYSDAPDYVEVNRAALKEMRSQVGDLVIEDGVAVGGLLIRHLVLPNGLSNSYEVLAFIAEHLSKNTYISLMDQYFPCYNADSYPELGRRITTKEYEDALDAMWKLGLHRGWVQDHLI
- a CDS encoding Na/Pi cotransporter family protein; this encodes MKKGVTIGAFLAFAILASPTSYAQEGIPLKLSISKAHDTFGRDISGDDQLATVKHQAAQPIIVSVRGPDGLPARSVPIVFSVVGEPEGNIHKGVRARVAQDTVLTDGYGYAKTHVRLGAEPGYYHLTARIAGQESHINFTIRGMRKGWPAFSVFGLVGGLSLFLFGLNFVGRALNRAAGGRLRHMIFSLSERKAMGILVGALLTILVQSSSATVAMLMSFANAGLVNLSQSLGLILGAEVGTTLTIQVIAFRVTSFAPLLVALGFLLMSLRQPYVYLGRTLFGVGMVFLGLRLMADAVAPLQASPQFKVAIAFLGTKPLLTAILAALFAAVARSSAGPIGVAIMLGYEGIIDLNGAVAVVLGANLGSAVTALLGAVRSTTEGRRVALAHTVFKLVVVIIFFVFIRYFTGLLSIIGGSTARQIANAHTILNLAAVVLFFPIVSPYERVIKALVKEGPETLRRKPRYLDDTVLDTPSLAIGQAQREAMRMADIVMAMFAKVKDVLRRNDDTLRKEIVAEDDRVDELAGSITTYLTRISQEELTKDQSLRGVALLHIVDELESVGDVVSKSLMIYAKKKIELGFYFSKEGFSEINEFHEFVSKSLRMAVTSFSSWDGDLARKTLDRRVEGERRQSRLHDAHIDRLRKDKKESLDTSSVHLDLIRDLERINFHAANTAEAVLGRM